Genomic segment of bacterium:
GGTGGGAATGACCAACGACAATCTTGCCGGGGCCGTGGGGTACGAGGAAGCGCGCATAAAGGGTCCTGCCATAAAGGACGGTGCTATAGTGGGGGCAGGGGCCACGCTTCTTCCCGGTGTCGTAATCGGGGAAAAGGCGGTGGTTGGGGCAGGCTCTGTGGTTACCAGGGATGTTCCCCCACGAGTCGTAGTGACGGGGGTTCCGGCCCGCGTCGTCAGGGAAGTCGAACAAAGGGGGGGGTGACGGTCCATGATACGGCAATACTCGAGTCCGAAAATGTTGGGGAAGGCACTCGTATCTGGGCCCACACACACATCCTTCCTGGGGCTAAGATAGGTAAGGATTGCAACATATGCGACCAGGTTTTCATTGAAAACGACGTTATAATTGGTGACAGGGTGACAGTCAAATCCGGTGTTCACATCTGGGATGGTGTGAGAATAGAAGATGATGTTTTCATAGGTCCTGGTGTGACTTTTACAAACGATCCATTTCCCAGAAGCAAACATTACCCTGAAAGGTTTTTGAACACCATAATTCGAAGAGGCGCCAGCATAGGCGCCAATGCTACCCTTCTGCCAGGGATTATAGTGGGTGAGAATGCTATGGTCGGCGCTGGGTCAATTGTGACAAGGGATGTCCCGCCCAATGCCGTTGTTGTAGGCAACCCGGCCAGGACTGTTAGGTTACTGCCCGAAGGTGAATAATTTGCCAGCCAAATCTTAGTAGGTAAATTCTGGTCATCACAAATGGTAGCCTACTCTCGTTCCGTTTACGACGCAGCCATAATCCACTTTCCAAGAGTTCTGGACGCTAGAGGAAATCTGACTTTCATAGAAGCCGCTAAGCACGTTCCTTTCAGCATTTCCAGAGTTTACTGGATCTACGACGTCCCTGGGGGCGAATCAAGGGGCAGCCACGCATACCGCGAGCTTCAAGAGGTCATCATAGCTCTCTCTGGCAGCTTCGAGGTATTTCTCGATGACGGCATGGCTCAAAAAACAGTAGTACTTAACAGGGCTTACTACGGGCTTTATGTGCCCAATATGATTTGGCGTAGGATGCAGCAGTTCTCCACCAATGCGGTCGCTTTGGTCCTGGCCTCCCTCCCTTACTGTCCAGAAGATTACATTCGTGACTATCAGGAATTCAAGAGGCTGAACGGTAAGGTATGAAAACAACAGTTCACGACTGTCGCCTCATAGATCTTCCCAAGATTAGCGAGCGAAGGGGAGCCATAACGCCCATCTATGGAGGCGAGCACATACCGTTCGAAATAGCCAGAGTTTACTATCTTTATGATGTCCCTGGTGGGGAAAGCAGAGGTGGACATGCTCACAGAGGGTTACAACAGTTGCTTGTTTCAGTAATGGGGGGATTTGATGTTATTCTCGATGACGGATTTGAAAGAAGACGCGTTCATTTGAACAGAGCTTATTTTGGTTTGCATATACCCTCTATGATTTGGCGTGAATTGGAAAACTTTTCTTCCGGTGGAATCTGCTTAGTATTGGCCTCCCAACCCTACGATGAGAATGATTATATACGTGATTATGAAACATTCTTAAGAGAAAAAGGTATTCCGTGACCGTAGAGTTTCTCGATCTCAAAAGGGCGTACCAGGAGCTTAAGAAAGGGCTTGATGAGGCTTATCGTAAAGTAATGGAAAGCGGTTCGTACATCCTTGGTTCAGAGGTTGATCAATTCGAAAGGGAATTTGCGGCATATTGCGGTGTCAGGCACTGCATCGGTGTGGGAAACGGTCTTGAAGCTCTGCATCTGATTCTCCGTGCATATGAGATTGGCCCAGGAGACGAGGTAATAGTTCCTTCGAATACTTACATAGCCACCTGGCTAGCTGTAACTTACGCGGGGGCAATTCCAGTGCCTGTGGAGCCAGATGAGAGGACTTACAATATTGATCCTTCCCGCATCTTGCAGGCTTTAACTAAAAGAACCCGGGCCATCATAGCCGTGCAGCTTTACGGTCACACTGCGGACATGGATCCCATAAAAGAGATAGCCTTGCGTCACGGTATCAAGGTCATAGAGGATGCAGCTCAAGCCCATGGGGCAAGGTACAAGGGAGCGAGGGCTGGTTCGCTTGGAGACGCAGCAGGGTTTAGTTTCTACCCAGGGAAAAACCTTGGTGCTTTTGGCGATGGAGGTGCGGTTACAACCAACGATGACAGCCTTGCAAACCGAATTCGAGCGTTGCGAAACTATGGATCACACACCAAGTATTATAACGATTACAAGGGCTTCAACTCTCGATTGGACGAACTTCAGGCCGCCTTTCTGAGGGTGAAACTTAGAAAACTGGACGAATGGAACGAGAGGCGAGCGAAAATCGCAGCTAAATACTTGGATGGGCTTTCAGACATATCTGGTCTTACCCTCCCCCACGTGCCGAATTGGGCTGAACCGGTTTGGCATCTTTTCGTGGTTCGTACCGAACGAAGGGACCTTTTTCAGAAACATCTTGCTGATGCGGGAATCGGCACTTTGATACACTACCCCGTTCCACCCCATAAACAGAAAGCCTACAGGGAAATGAACTCTCTTTCTTTCCCTATATCCGAAAGAATTCACAACGAAGTGTTAAGCCTTCCCATGGGACCCCATATGAATAAGAACGAAGTTGATAGGGTTATTGAGTCGGTGAGAAAGTTTTTTCAAGAATAAGTATTTTAATTTGCAAATCCTTATAGTGTAAAGGCTGGAGTATTTTAATCACCTTCGTCTTTCAGAGGATTTTTTAAAAGGTGAAGAGGACTCGGGTTCTGATTTCATGAGCGTGAAAGAGGACACTTCACAAGGATCCCACCGCCAGATTTTAAAATCAACCACCTTGGTCGGAGGCTCCCAGGTAATCAACATTATCATTGGAATCGTCCGAACGAAGTTCATGGCAATTTTGCTTGGTCCTGCAGGTGTGGGGTTGATGGGAATATACCAGTCCGCAATCGGTATGGTTGGGACCATAACGGGGTTGGGGATTGGAAGCAGCGGAGTAAGACAGATAGCCGAAGCAGCGGGTTCGGGAGATGACAAAAAAATAGCCAGAACTATCTACGCCCTCAGGAGGACTGCCATCATTCTTGGCTTCCTGGGAATGGGTGTGACGATTGCCCTTAGCAAGCAACTATCCCTCGTCACATTTGGAACAAAAGAACACGCCTGGGCTTTTTCGCTTCTGGCCGTAACAATTCTTTTCAGGTCAGTGTCCGGAGGGCAATCGGCTCTTATCCAGGGGATGCGAAGGATTGGCGACCTCGCAAAGATAAGCGTCATCGGGGCTTTCCTTGGCACGGCACTAAGCGTGCCCATCGTATATCTATGGCGGGAGGATGGCATCGTTCCTTCACTCATCGTCGTCTCAGCTATGTCCATATTGCCTTCGTGGCTTTATGCGAGAAAGATCCAGGTAACCAGAGTGTTCATGTCTCTGAGAGACGTCAGCCGGGAGATGCGTGGGCTCCTTGTGCTCGGCAGTGTTTTTATGGCCTCAGGGGTCATGACCACAGGAGTGGACTATTTTATACGCGTCTATGTTGGCCGTGAACTGGGCATGGAAAGCGTTGGGCTATATCAATGCGCAAACACGCTTTCAAGCCTGTACATAGGGGTGATACTCAATGCCATGGGGATGGACTTTTATCCGCGCCTTACTGCGGTAGCCGAGGACAATGAAACGGTGAATCGACTTGTGAATGAGCAAACAGAAGTGGGCCTCCTTCTGGCTACCCCCGGGATATTGGCCACACTGGCATTTGCGCCGTATCTGATTCAATTGTTTTATTCGGCCAAGTTTGTGCCAGCATATGAGGTTTTGAGGTGGCAGATTCTGGGTATCTTCCTTAGGGTCATAGCATGGCCCATGGGCTTCATCCTTCTCGCGAAGGGCAAGAGCAAGGCCTTTTTCTGGACAGAGCTCATTTGGAATGGCATGCACGCAGTGCTCGTCTGGGGAGGGGTTAAGCTTTTCGGATTGGTTGGAACAGGCATGGCTTTTTTTGGTCTTTATGTAACTTATACGATAGGTATCTATTGGGTTGTCCGTGGGATTACGGGGTTTAAGTGGGAAGGGCGGAACATGACCTCTGGATGTTTTCTTCTAGGAAGCATAATAATACTGTTCACATCGTCCTACGTAGTCGGGGAGACGGGCGCTATTTGGGTCGCAATTATTTTATTGGGAGGAACGACTTTTTATTGTTTCCATAATCTGTATGTCATTCTGGGTAGAGCGTGGTTTTATACAATAGCTGAAAAAGCGGTGGATCAAGTTGGCAAATTATTTCCAAGATCAGGAGTTTGATCGATTTCAAGTGAGTGTTCTTTATTATCAACTAACAGTATGTTTCTAAGAAAGAATAGCTTCTGTCTAAGATATGACCGCGGAGTGAAAGTTACGCTAACATTCCTCTTAAACGAAGGTGTGTAGACTTAATATGACTGAAGATTACATTATAGACAAGAGGCAAACAATTATTGATAATTTCTACTCCTTTCAGGGCTTTATCTTTATTGCTGAACGATTCTTTTCAAATGGCTCGATTGAGGCGGGTGCTGTCTTCACACAAATGGCGGCTCATTATGCCTGGTTGAATCATCCAGGGGTGTTTTGCAGTGGCAAACTTGAGAAGCTGCTCGCACAAATAGCGGAAAAATTGAAGGCGGGTTCTCAAGCTATTTGCTTCCCAAGCAGATCAAGTTTCGGAGTGCGCAAGGTTATGCATGTCCTGACACAGGCCTATTCTACTGGTGGACACACCAGACTCGCATGGAGATGGATAAAGAGTGATTCAAGCCGAATCCACTCCCTAGTCTTAACGAGGCAAGGTAGCATAAAAGTACCAGGCAAATTGGTTAGTGCAGTGGAGTCTTCTGGAGGATCAATATATATGTTAGATAGAAGGCGGGGAGGACTTACTGCAAGAGCATTGGCGCTTCATAGTTTGATTCGATCTTATGACGCTATTTTACTTCACATCCATCCTTATGACGTTATCCCTATGCTTGCCCTAAGGGATTGTGAAACAAGGCCCAAAGTAATTTTTGTCAATCATGCAGACCACGTTTTTTGGCAGGGGGTAAGGATTGCAGATCTTGTATGCAATATTCGTGAATCTAGTAAACTTTTATGTATAAATCGAAGGAATATTCCGGAGGAAAGGTGCGCTTTATTGCCGATACCCATTGTCGAATATGAAAGAGATTTGTCCAAGCAAGAGGCGAGGCAGAAGCTTGGAATTCCTGGCAACGCTATTGTTTTAGTTTCTATAGCCAGTGCTTATAAATATAAAGTCAAATCTAAATCTCCAGATTTATCTCCATTTTTATGTACGCTCCTTCCAATATTAAATAAATATAAGAACTGCTATCTTCTAATAATTGGCCCTGAGAAAGAAGATGAAGCTTTTAAACACCCTACTGGACCTGGAAAACGCATAAGATGTTATGGTTTACAGGAAGACATTAAATGTTTTCTGGATGCCGCCGACATTTATCTTGACTCCTTCCCCATCTCGTCTCTTACCTCTTTGCTTGAAGCTGGTGCTCGAGGACTTCCTCTTCTCAGCTTATGTAACTACACAGGACTTCATAGCCTTCTCTGTGCCGATGGCCCTGGGTTAACAGGCACC
This window contains:
- a CDS encoding glycosyltransferase family 4 protein, which produces MTEDYIIDKRQTIIDNFYSFQGFIFIAERFFSNGSIEAGAVFTQMAAHYAWLNHPGVFCSGKLEKLLAQIAEKLKAGSQAICFPSRSSFGVRKVMHVLTQAYSTGGHTRLAWRWIKSDSSRIHSLVLTRQGSIKVPGKLVSAVESSGGSIYMLDRRRGGLTARALALHSLIRSYDAILLHIHPYDVIPMLALRDCETRPKVIFVNHADHVFWQGVRIADLVCNIRESSKLLCINRRNIPEERCALLPIPIVEYERDLSKQEARQKLGIPGNAIVLVSIASAYKYKVKSKSPDLSPFLCTLLPILNKYKNCYLLIIGPEKEDEAFKHPTGPGKRIRCYGLQEDIKCFLDAADIYLDSFPISSLTSLLEAGARGLPLLSLCNYTGLHSLLCADGPGLTGTLLSTCDAESYRQYLANLIEDKELRERLGKETKEKIINVHKRNWMNFVEEAYKIACSLPQQQTAKDGWDEVSFSDLDLALASIEGKEVGEKDVIQSHYRLLPISKRYEFRKEGNIYGSLIIHRLLLSESTSVRLKSILRKLHLMR
- a CDS encoding FdtA/QdtA family cupin domain-containing protein produces the protein MVAYSRSVYDAAIIHFPRVLDARGNLTFIEAAKHVPFSISRVYWIYDVPGGESRGSHAYRELQEVIIALSGSFEVFLDDGMAQKTVVLNRAYYGLYVPNMIWRRMQQFSTNAVALVLASLPYCPEDYIRDYQEFKRLNGKV
- a CDS encoding acyltransferase; translated protein: MTVHDTAILESENVGEGTRIWAHTHILPGAKIGKDCNICDQVFIENDVIIGDRVTVKSGVHIWDGVRIEDDVFIGPGVTFTNDPFPRSKHYPERFLNTIIRRGASIGANATLLPGIIVGENAMVGAGSIVTRDVPPNAVVVGNPARTVRLLPEGE
- a CDS encoding FdtA/QdtA family cupin domain-containing protein, producing MKTTVHDCRLIDLPKISERRGAITPIYGGEHIPFEIARVYYLYDVPGGESRGGHAHRGLQQLLVSVMGGFDVILDDGFERRRVHLNRAYFGLHIPSMIWRELENFSSGGICLVLASQPYDENDYIRDYETFLREKGIP
- a CDS encoding DegT/DnrJ/EryC1/StrS family aminotransferase, which encodes MTVEFLDLKRAYQELKKGLDEAYRKVMESGSYILGSEVDQFEREFAAYCGVRHCIGVGNGLEALHLILRAYEIGPGDEVIVPSNTYIATWLAVTYAGAIPVPVEPDERTYNIDPSRILQALTKRTRAIIAVQLYGHTADMDPIKEIALRHGIKVIEDAAQAHGARYKGARAGSLGDAAGFSFYPGKNLGAFGDGGAVTTNDDSLANRIRALRNYGSHTKYYNDYKGFNSRLDELQAAFLRVKLRKLDEWNERRAKIAAKYLDGLSDISGLTLPHVPNWAEPVWHLFVVRTERRDLFQKHLADAGIGTLIHYPVPPHKQKAYREMNSLSFPISERIHNEVLSLPMGPHMNKNEVDRVIESVRKFFQE
- a CDS encoding O-antigen translocase, whose product is MSVKEDTSQGSHRQILKSTTLVGGSQVINIIIGIVRTKFMAILLGPAGVGLMGIYQSAIGMVGTITGLGIGSSGVRQIAEAAGSGDDKKIARTIYALRRTAIILGFLGMGVTIALSKQLSLVTFGTKEHAWAFSLLAVTILFRSVSGGQSALIQGMRRIGDLAKISVIGAFLGTALSVPIVYLWREDGIVPSLIVVSAMSILPSWLYARKIQVTRVFMSLRDVSREMRGLLVLGSVFMASGVMTTGVDYFIRVYVGRELGMESVGLYQCANTLSSLYIGVILNAMGMDFYPRLTAVAEDNETVNRLVNEQTEVGLLLATPGILATLAFAPYLIQLFYSAKFVPAYEVLRWQILGIFLRVIAWPMGFILLAKGKSKAFFWTELIWNGMHAVLVWGGVKLFGLVGTGMAFFGLYVTYTIGIYWVVRGITGFKWEGRNMTSGCFLLGSIIILFTSSYVVGETGAIWVAIILLGGTTFYCFHNLYVILGRAWFYTIAEKAVDQVGKLFPRSGV
- a CDS encoding acyltransferase, yielding MIFYDVEIGANTLIGDGASIREQCRIGSRCIISRYVTINYNTSIGDRTKVMDLTHVTGNCTIGNDVFISLTVGMTNDNLAGAVGYEEARIKGPAIKDGAIVGAGATLLPGVVIGEKAVVGAGSVVTRDVPPRVVVTGVPARVVREVEQRGG